The Paracholeplasma brassicae genome includes the window TTTAGCTGCAGAATACAATGAGTTTTTTGCAAGAGGTATGGCTTATCTAGGGGCTGGTATCGCAATTTTAACAGCAGCTGGTACATCATTTGGACAAGGGTTTGCAGCGATGAAAGGTGCGGAAGCGGTTGGACGTCAACCAGAAGCATCAGGTAAAATCACGGTCACCATGATTGTTGGACAAGTGATGGTTGAAACCTCTGCGATTTACTCATTAATTATCGCAATCATTTTAGCAAGTAAATAAAAATAAAAGGACTGATCAAGGTGAATGAAGTATTTGAAAGACTTGCAAGGTCCATCAGTGAGGGTTTAGAATCTGTTTTTGTTGATTGGCAAGCAACTTTGCTACAATTTATATCAACAATTATCTTGTTTCTAGTAATCCGACGATTTTTTTGGAAACCAATCACTGAGTTTCTTGAAAACAAACAAAAAGCAGTTAACGAATCTTTAGAGCACGCCAAAGAAATGGCAAGAGAAGCGGATGAAGTGAAGAAAAAAGCGGAGCTGGACTATCAAGTGCTCAAAAAAGAAACCGATGAGTTAAAAGAACGACTTGTACTAGAAGCGAATAAGCAAAAAGAATTAATTATTAATGAAGCTAAGAGTGAAGCGAAAATTCGACTTGAAAAAGTTGAGAAAGACATTGAATTTGAAATAGAAGAAGCCAATTTAGAAATAAAAAATACCATTAAAGAAGTGGCTTTCGCTGCAGCTGAAAAAATTGTCCGCAGAGAAATTGATAAGTCAGTTCACGATGACCTGCTCAATGGTATCATCGAAGAAAAACTAGGCAATGAAACGAGATAAATACTTAAAAGCACTCCTTGAAATTGCCAAGGAAAAAAATAAATTGGATTTATTTATTATAGAATTCGAAGCGCTAAAACAACTCTTAGATCAAAACAGCGATTGGTTAAAGATGATCTCATTACCATCAATAGCCACATCAAAAAAAGAAGAAATGATAAAATCGATTGGTTTTGATGAGGACTTTTCGTCTTTTTTGATACGTCTTGTTTTAGATGGGCTCATCGAGTCCTATAATCAATTGTTCATTGAATGGATGATTATGGCAAGACGCTCACAAAAGGTAGCTTATGTGGGATTATATTCAGCAAAGACGTTAACTGAAGCACAAAAAACAGTGTTAGAAAGATTAGTTAAACCATATTTGGGTGGTTTAACCGTAGAGTTTTACACAGTGATTGATGAGAACTTAATCAGTGGTGTAAAAGTGATTTATCAAAGTCAATCCTTAGACGGTTCTTTAGCCTATGAGCTTAAAGAACTCGAATCATTAATTTAGGTGGTGAAGATGTGTCAAAAATAAGAATAAAAGAAATGGCTGAAGTCATAAAAAAACAAATCAATGACTATGCACAAGACATTAAATTAGAAAACGTCGGTAACGTCTTAAGTGTCGGTGACGGTATTGCCATCGTTTATGGCTTACAAAAAGCAATGATGGGGGAACTACTAGAGTTTCCAAACGACGTTAAAGGGCTCGTATTCAACCTAGAAGAACACCAAGTGGGTGTAATTTTACTTGGTGGTTCCGATAAGATTAAAGAAGGCGACATAGTAAGAACAACTGGTCGTATTTTTGAAATACCTGTCGGAAATGCGCTATTAGGTAGGGTCGTTGACCCACTTGGTAATGCACTTGATTCATCAGGTGTAATTGAAGCAGAAAAATACATGCCGATAGAGCGTAAAGCGCCAGAGGTTATGGACCGCAAGGCCATCGATGCTCCACTTCAAACAGGGATTAAGGTCATTGATGCCTTAGTACCGATTGGACGAGGTCAACGAGAATTAATCATTGGTGATAGACAAACAGGTAAAACGACACTTGCGATTGACACGATATTAAATCAGCATGATAAAGACGTTATTTGCGTTTATGTTGCAATCGGTCAAAAACAGTCAAGTGTCACTAATAATGTTCAGTTACTAGAGAAAAAAGGTGCAATGAAGTACACCGTTGTAGTAACAGCAGGACCTTCTAATGAAGGTACACTGCTCTATCTTGCCCCATTTGCTGGGGTCACGATTGCGGAATACTTTATGCACTTAGGTAAAGATGTATTAATTGTATACGATGATTTATCCAAACACGCAGTCGCATATCGCGAATTATCCTTACTGCTAAGAAGACCACCAGGAAGAGAGGCGTACCCTGGGGATATTTTCTATCTACATTCTAGATTACTAGAACGCGCGGCTAAGTTAAATGATGAAAATGGTGCAGGCTCAATAACGGCACTTCCAATCATTGAAACACAAGCAGGTGATATCTCGGCGTATATTCCTACCAACGTGATATCAATTACCGATGGACAGATTTTCTTAGAGAGTAAGTTGTTTTATTCAGGAATTCGCCCTGCGATTAGCGCAGGATTATCAGTCTCACGTGTTGGTGGTTCTGCACAAATAAAAGCAATGAAGAGTGTCGCAGGTACACTGCGTATCAATTTAGCCAACTTCAGAGAACTAGAAGCATTTGCTCAATTCGGTTCTGACTTAGATCAAAACGCACAAAAACGTTTAGATAGAGGTAGAAAAACCGTTGAAATACTAAAACAAGACGTTCATCAACTCGTACACGTGAATACACAAGTGGTCACTTTGTACGCGTTAGCCAACGGTTTTATGGACGACATTGATGTCACAAAAGTCAGTTTATTAGAAAAAGAAATCGAACAAGGCTTACAACACGTTGATTTAGGAAAACAAATCAACCAAATGATTGATGAAACCAAAAAACTACCGGATAAAAAAATATTGGATGAATTTATCCTAGGTATGAAGAAGCATGTCTAATGGCTAATTTAAAGCACATTAAACAACGCATTACTGCAATTGAAAACACCGCATCAATCACACAAGCTATGTACAACATTTCTATTTCAAAGTTAAAGAAGTCGCAAGATTTAGTTAATTCGCACAATGCATTTATGAATCGCCTTTATAACGTCGTCAATGAAACTGCCAAAGTAAGTAAAGAACACCCTATGATTAACCAAAGTGGTGGCAAAGTAGATGTTTATATTTTACTTACGAGCGATCGCGGTTTAGCTGGCGCTTATCACAATCAGCTTTTCAAAGCATTTTTAGATGAAGTCAAAGACAAAGATAAGTCAGAGTATCAAGTGATTGTGATCGGTCGTAAGGGTTATTTCTTTGCGAAAAAACGTGAATTACCGATGTTGAATACACAAGTCATTTCAAATAGAGATGATTTAGAAGTAATCAATTTTAGAAAAGATTTACAGGTATTAAAGAATATGTACGTGTCTGGTTTAATTTCAAAGGTATACTTAATGCACAATCATTTTGTCTCAACAGGGACTCAGGAAGTTGTAAAAGAAGTTATGTTGCCAATTAAAACAACGCACAATCACGAATCAAAAGCATTATTAGATTCAGTATACATGTACGATGTTAGTCCATATGAAATTATGGACGGTGTGACTGAAATTTATATGGAATCATGCATTTTTGGTGCCTTAGCCGATGCCAAGCTGAGCGAGCATGCTTCGCGTATGCTTGCGATGAAAAACGCAACAGATAATGCTCATAAAGTCATTAAAGAGCTCAATATTGTTTATCATAGAGCGCGTCAACAAGCCATTACAAATGAATTGATTGATGTCATTAATGGCTCTAATCAGTAAAGGAGAATATCAATGGAAGGCTATATTATTCAAGTTATAGGACCTGTTGTCGATGTCAGTTTCGATCATGAGGTACCTAATATATACGATGCTTTAATTGTGGAAGTCGATGAAAAGACGACTTTGACGCTTGAAGTAGCGCTTCATATTGGCGACAAAGCCGTTAGAACAATCGCTCTTGGAGCGACCGAAGGTCTTGTTAGAGGTATGAAAGTGACTGCAACAGGTTCACCTGTTCTTGTCCCAGTTGGTAATCAAGTGCTAGGTCGTGTTTTTAATGTACTTGGTCAACCAATCGATCGCGGCGAAGCGATGAACATGAAATTGTCTGCACCGATTCACAGAGAAGCGCCAAGCTTCAATGAATTAGCAAGCGACATCGAGATTCTTCAAACCGGAATTAAAGTGATTGACTTACTTGCGCCATACATTAAAGGTGGTAAAATCGGACTTTTTGGTGGGGCTGGGGTTGGTAAAACCGTTTTAATTCAAGAATTAATTCACAACGTTGCACAAGAATCTGGTGGTATTTCAGTATTCGCGGGGGTTGGTGAGCGTTCAAGAGAAGGTCAAGATCTTTATCAAGAAATGAAAGAATCCGGTGTATTAACAAAAACAGCACTAGTCTTTGGACAAATGAATGAGTCACCGGGTGCTCGTATGCGTGTTGCCTTATCAGGGTTGACAATGGCAGAACATTTTAGAGATAATGAAAAACAAGATGTTTTACTATTTATTGATAACATTTTCAGATTTGTTCAAGCGGGTAGTGAAGTGTCTGCACTTTTAGGACGTATGCCATCAGCGGTTGGGTATCAACCAACCCTTGCAACAGATATGGGGAAACTTCAAGAACGAATTACGTCGACACGTGATGGCTCAATCACATCGATTCAAGCAGTTTATGTACCAGCCGATGACTACACAGACCCGGCACCAGCAACCGTCTTCTCACACTTAGATGCGACAACGAACCTAAGTCGTAAGTTGACCGAAGAGGGGATTTATCCTGCGGTCGATCCACTGGCTTCAACCTCAAGAGCATTAGCGCCCGAGATTGTAGGAAAAGAACATTATACCGTCGCTAGAAACGTCCAGCAAATTATTCAAAGATACCATGAACTATTAGATATCATCGCAATTCTTGGTATGGATGAATTAACCGATGAGGATAAATTGGTTGTACATCGTGCGAGACGTGTTCAATTATTCTTATCTCAAAATATGAGTGTGGCAGAACAGTTTACTGGTGTTAAAGGCTCGTTTGTTCCATTATCTGATACGATACGTGGATTTAAAGAAATCTTAGAAGGTAAACATGACCATCTACCAGAAGAAGCGTTTGGTATGGTAGGTACGATTGAAGATGCCGTTAAGAAGGCTGAGCGTTTATGATTTTAAACGTTTATAACTACCAAGGATTGATTGAAAAAGTAGAAATTGATAAACTCATTGTTTCAAGTGAAAATGGTCAAATTGCTATTTTATCAAATCACCTTCCAATTGTTCAGACCATTCGCCATGGCTATTTTCAAACCATCACGAATAACGTCTCAAACTACTACGTTTGTTATAAAGCAACGGTTGAGTTTATAAACAATGAAGTATCGATTTTGGCGATAGACTGTCAAAAAGGCCATACGCTTGAAGAAGCAAAATTGAACAGTGAAGCTTCATATCAAAAAAAGATGCTCGCTGTTAAAGAAGAAAGCACCCACAACTTGCAGCTAGAACGTGATTTACGTGAAAACATACGTAAAGCACAAGCAGGTAATCTATAAAAAGAAAAACTCGGCATATCAATGATATGAATGCTCGAGTTTTTTTTCTATTCTATTGTACCGATTTTTTCAAATGGAAGTCGAACGGATTGATAACCCTCATCTAAAGCGACTCCGACACTGATTGCAACTGTAGCAGTTGCATTTTCAAGATTAAACATGTTTACAGCTAAATCTTTATTAAATCCACCCATTGGACAAGTATCATAACCATGTGAACGAAACACAAGCATCATGCTCATAGCTAACATACCAGAATCAAGTAAGGCAGTCTTTAAGATGATTTCTTTTGGCACGGAGTCTTTGTTAG containing:
- the atpE gene encoding ATP synthase F0 subunit C, with the protein product MLDLLLQFIPNLVLAAEYNEFFARGMAYLGAGIAILTAAGTSFGQGFAAMKGAEAVGRQPEASGKITVTMIVGQVMVETSAIYSLIIAIILASK
- the atpF gene encoding F0F1 ATP synthase subunit B, which gives rise to MNEVFERLARSISEGLESVFVDWQATLLQFISTIILFLVIRRFFWKPITEFLENKQKAVNESLEHAKEMAREADEVKKKAELDYQVLKKETDELKERLVLEANKQKELIINEAKSEAKIRLEKVEKDIEFEIEEANLEIKNTIKEVAFAAAEKIVRREIDKSVHDDLLNGIIEEKLGNETR
- the atpH gene encoding ATP synthase F1 subunit delta, with translation MKRDKYLKALLEIAKEKNKLDLFIIEFEALKQLLDQNSDWLKMISLPSIATSKKEEMIKSIGFDEDFSSFLIRLVLDGLIESYNQLFIEWMIMARRSQKVAYVGLYSAKTLTEAQKTVLERLVKPYLGGLTVEFYTVIDENLISGVKVIYQSQSLDGSLAYELKELESLI
- the atpA gene encoding F0F1 ATP synthase subunit alpha, which translates into the protein MSKIRIKEMAEVIKKQINDYAQDIKLENVGNVLSVGDGIAIVYGLQKAMMGELLEFPNDVKGLVFNLEEHQVGVILLGGSDKIKEGDIVRTTGRIFEIPVGNALLGRVVDPLGNALDSSGVIEAEKYMPIERKAPEVMDRKAIDAPLQTGIKVIDALVPIGRGQRELIIGDRQTGKTTLAIDTILNQHDKDVICVYVAIGQKQSSVTNNVQLLEKKGAMKYTVVVTAGPSNEGTLLYLAPFAGVTIAEYFMHLGKDVLIVYDDLSKHAVAYRELSLLLRRPPGREAYPGDIFYLHSRLLERAAKLNDENGAGSITALPIIETQAGDISAYIPTNVISITDGQIFLESKLFYSGIRPAISAGLSVSRVGGSAQIKAMKSVAGTLRINLANFRELEAFAQFGSDLDQNAQKRLDRGRKTVEILKQDVHQLVHVNTQVVTLYALANGFMDDIDVTKVSLLEKEIEQGLQHVDLGKQINQMIDETKKLPDKKILDEFILGMKKHV
- the atpG gene encoding ATP synthase F1 subunit gamma — encoded protein: MANLKHIKQRITAIENTASITQAMYNISISKLKKSQDLVNSHNAFMNRLYNVVNETAKVSKEHPMINQSGGKVDVYILLTSDRGLAGAYHNQLFKAFLDEVKDKDKSEYQVIVIGRKGYFFAKKRELPMLNTQVISNRDDLEVINFRKDLQVLKNMYVSGLISKVYLMHNHFVSTGTQEVVKEVMLPIKTTHNHESKALLDSVYMYDVSPYEIMDGVTEIYMESCIFGALADAKLSEHASRMLAMKNATDNAHKVIKELNIVYHRARQQAITNELIDVINGSNQ
- the atpD gene encoding F0F1 ATP synthase subunit beta is translated as MEGYIIQVIGPVVDVSFDHEVPNIYDALIVEVDEKTTLTLEVALHIGDKAVRTIALGATEGLVRGMKVTATGSPVLVPVGNQVLGRVFNVLGQPIDRGEAMNMKLSAPIHREAPSFNELASDIEILQTGIKVIDLLAPYIKGGKIGLFGGAGVGKTVLIQELIHNVAQESGGISVFAGVGERSREGQDLYQEMKESGVLTKTALVFGQMNESPGARMRVALSGLTMAEHFRDNEKQDVLLFIDNIFRFVQAGSEVSALLGRMPSAVGYQPTLATDMGKLQERITSTRDGSITSIQAVYVPADDYTDPAPATVFSHLDATTNLSRKLTEEGIYPAVDPLASTSRALAPEIVGKEHYTVARNVQQIIQRYHELLDIIAILGMDELTDEDKLVVHRARRVQLFLSQNMSVAEQFTGVKGSFVPLSDTIRGFKEILEGKHDHLPEEAFGMVGTIEDAVKKAERL
- a CDS encoding F0F1-type ATP synthase epsilon subunit, yielding MILNVYNYQGLIEKVEIDKLIVSSENGQIAILSNHLPIVQTIRHGYFQTITNNVSNYYVCYKATVEFINNEVSILAIDCQKGHTLEEAKLNSEASYQKKMLAVKEESTHNLQLERDLRENIRKAQAGNL